A genomic stretch from Thermodesulfobium sp. 4217-1 includes:
- the uvrC gene encoding excinuclease ABC subunit UvrC produces the protein MFSIEEVNLEDIPELPGVYMFLSKDKKTLYVGKAINLLNRLKNYLQNKSHDQKTSLMLDEARYLDFIIVRNEYEALVLEMTLIKERTPKYNVQLRDNKSYPYIKIDLNEDFPVLELFRGKPKKKKDVLYIGPYPDGSSLRNLLRYINIALPLRKCSKNTFRNTKSFCIRYQMNQCLAPCVGLTNKDEYNKLVMIAKDWLFGDLNNVKKDLRRGIEESSLEEDFEKAARLRDSLLFIESFSNMKMVDPLGKLNADAVYINKFGDISLVQVRNGLIYANIIKRMVNVQEGNVHDAMLFFLYDFYSNIAPGKFVCINILFDEVELIERFFEDKWGKKHKIKIILEEDIGEDKESSKKVTSKPAIKYRDILRIAKENLFVKNRINVFKEGFKRLSEIFGKDISLVFALDIAHFQGEATVAGLSAADEKGLRKRYYRRMRLTDDSCDDYASMDEALKAISKKKIEADVLLIDGGLGQLEVALRNLKDSSTIVISLAKEEEIIYLMDKRELRLPKSDYALRALMYLRDEAHRFANEYRKYLFSKTRKPWKTESY, from the coding sequence GTGTTTTCTATCGAAGAGGTAAACCTGGAGGATATTCCTGAGCTTCCAGGGGTATATATGTTTCTTTCTAAAGATAAGAAGACTCTATATGTTGGTAAAGCGATAAATCTTTTAAATAGACTAAAAAATTATTTACAAAACAAATCTCACGATCAGAAAACTTCTCTAATGCTTGATGAGGCAAGGTATTTAGATTTTATAATAGTAAGAAATGAATATGAGGCGCTTGTGCTTGAGATGACTCTTATCAAGGAGAGGACTCCAAAATACAACGTTCAGTTAAGGGATAACAAGTCTTATCCGTATATAAAAATTGATCTAAACGAAGACTTTCCTGTGCTTGAGCTATTTCGGGGCAAGCCAAAAAAGAAGAAGGATGTTCTATACATTGGTCCTTATCCTGATGGCTCGAGCTTGAGAAACCTTCTAAGGTATATAAATATCGCCCTTCCTTTGAGAAAGTGTTCTAAAAACACCTTTAGAAATACGAAATCCTTTTGCATTAGATATCAGATGAATCAGTGTCTTGCACCCTGTGTGGGCCTAACTAATAAGGATGAATACAACAAGTTAGTGATGATTGCTAAAGATTGGCTTTTTGGCGATTTAAATAACGTTAAAAAGGACTTAAGAAGGGGGATAGAGGAGTCCTCTCTTGAAGAAGATTTTGAAAAGGCAGCAAGGCTCAGGGACAGTCTCTTGTTTATAGAGTCTTTTTCAAACATGAAAATGGTAGATCCTCTTGGAAAATTAAATGCAGATGCCGTTTATATTAATAAATTTGGCGATATATCGCTCGTTCAGGTAAGAAATGGTCTTATTTACGCAAATATAATAAAAAGAATGGTAAACGTTCAAGAAGGCAACGTTCACGATGCTATGTTGTTTTTTTTGTATGATTTTTACTCAAATATAGCGCCTGGAAAATTTGTCTGTATAAACATATTATTCGATGAAGTAGAGCTTATAGAAAGATTTTTTGAGGATAAATGGGGAAAAAAACACAAAATCAAAATTATATTGGAGGAAGATATAGGAGAAGATAAAGAGTCTTCTAAAAAGGTTACTTCTAAGCCAGCCATAAAATATAGAGATATTTTAAGAATTGCAAAAGAGAACCTCTTTGTAAAGAACAGGATAAATGTTTTTAAAGAAGGTTTCAAAAGACTCTCTGAAATTTTTGGCAAGGATATCTCTTTGGTTTTTGCTTTAGATATTGCACACTTTCAAGGTGAGGCTACTGTGGCAGGACTGTCTGCTGCTGACGAAAAGGGTTTGAGAAAGAGATATTATAGAAGAATGAGGCTGACGGATGATAGCTGCGATGATTACGCATCTATGGACGAGGCGCTCAAAGCTATTTCAAAGAAAAAGATAGAAGCAGATGTTTTGTTAATAGACGGTGGTTTGGGACAATTAGAGGTTGCATTAAGAAATTTGAAAGACTCTTCTACTATTGTTATATCTTTGGCAAAGGAAGAGGAAATAATATATCTGATGGACAAAAGAGAGCTAAGGTTGCCAAAGAGCGACTATGCTCTTAGGGCATTGATGTATCTAAGAGACGAAGCTCACAGATTTGCTAATGAATATCGAAAGTACCTATTTTCCAAAACCAGAAAGCCCTGGAAAACCGAAAGTTATTGA
- a CDS encoding peptidoglycan DD-metalloendopeptidase family protein, translating into MNRYIAFSLLFSVFLLTAILPYAIGQSRDSTYPENSELERLKSQVDQKEDAFNRLKLHETGDTGQLSLINANLDLNKAEIKYADYKINLIEKNISDTTSQIEYQKNLIQQKEQEVGKRLRSIYMMKELPFLNIIVSMNNNINDWFESVILFQRIESQDRDVLDQYSLAETKLNDLLQSQDKEKNKVLGLKQELFQKEKGIIEQRNEKMALLSNETNNEVSYAQGTQNLSSRSRESSGGFIWPVVGPITSGYGWRIHPIFKVPEFHTGIDIGVPYGTPILAAKSGVVTYSGWGTGYGNLVILDNGSGIETRYSHASRLVAYVGERVRQGQVIAYIGSTGWSTGPHLFFEIRINGKPVNPLNYLP; encoded by the coding sequence ATGAATCGATATATAGCATTTTCCCTTCTATTTTCTGTCTTTCTTTTGACGGCTATACTACCTTATGCTATAGGACAATCAAGAGATAGTACGTACCCAGAAAATAGTGAGTTAGAAAGGCTAAAAAGTCAAGTCGATCAAAAAGAGGATGCCTTTAACCGTTTGAAACTGCACGAAACTGGAGACACAGGTCAGCTTAGTCTGATCAATGCGAATTTGGATCTAAATAAGGCTGAGATAAAGTATGCTGATTATAAGATAAATTTAATAGAAAAAAATATTTCTGACACTACTTCACAGATAGAGTATCAGAAAAACTTGATTCAACAAAAGGAACAAGAGGTAGGCAAGAGACTGAGATCTATATATATGATGAAAGAGCTCCCATTTTTAAACATCATTGTCTCGATGAACAACAATATTAACGATTGGTTTGAAAGCGTTATCTTGTTTCAGAGAATTGAAAGCCAGGATAGGGATGTCCTTGATCAATATTCTTTGGCTGAAACGAAATTAAACGATTTGTTACAGTCTCAGGATAAAGAGAAGAATAAAGTGCTTGGTCTAAAACAGGAGCTTTTTCAGAAAGAGAAGGGGATTATCGAGCAAAGAAATGAAAAAATGGCTTTGCTCTCAAACGAGACTAACAATGAGGTCTCTTATGCCCAGGGCACTCAAAATCTTAGCTCAAGGTCTCGTGAAAGCTCAGGAGGCTTTATTTGGCCTGTAGTAGGGCCTATTACTTCAGGATATGGCTGGAGGATTCATCCGATATTCAAAGTTCCAGAATTTCACACTGGAATTGATATAGGCGTGCCTTATGGCACTCCAATATTGGCGGCTAAAAGCGGAGTGGTTACGTATTCAGGCTGGGGAACTGGGTATGGAAACCTGGTGATTTTAGACAATGGCTCTGGAATAGAAACAAGATATTCTCATGCGAGCAGGCTTGTAGCCTATGTAGGCGAAAGGGTTAGACAAGGGCAGGTAATTGCTTATATAGGCAG